The genomic window CAGGccgaggcgcacttcctccTGCCATTTTTAGGTTTGTAgatttataagttttgctggaacagtcgAAAAGATGGCTgcattttctaacagccttggtcagcttttttttttaaagatttggcCATAAAGGCTTAAACTTAATCGcaattttaaatcagattatcttagtttaaaactctggcgtgaaaggccTTAAACTTAACGACGGCACtattaactgaaaaaaaaaacattactccACTGTAAGGAGAGCAGAATGTGATATATCATCTTTGAAAGCTGTGACATTTTCTTTGCTCCTCTTTATCCTGTCAAAGATGCACAGAAAACTTTAATGTTTCAGCCACCAGcattaaatcaggtgtgtaTTTTAGTGTGAATGCATGATATTTGGAAATATAACAGCCTACTGAGCTCCAAAAGTCTTTTATGATTTAATATTCCACTAAATAAGAGAAACTTATCGTTCAGCTCTACTGtgaaaaaagttcaaactttaacaaaaaaaaaataggaattcATTTAAGTTCTTGGACTCAAAAAAACTTTCCTGAAACTGTGACAAcgaaagaaaatatatttaatcatAAATAATGTGTATGacagagaataataataaatacctTGAGTACTTCACAAGTGGAGGCAGCTCCTCCAGGAAAGATCTTCTCGATCTTCACCATCGGCTGAAGCTTCGACTCCATCCCTCCAGATATACTGATCCCTGCAGCGTCACAACAATGAGGTGTCgtttataaaactataaaaacaataaccctgATGAGTTACAGCAGGggagtccagtcctggtcccggggggccaccatcctgcaggtttcaggtgtttctctgctctgaatgactgagtgattagcAGGACtcgaagagcagagaaacacctaaaacctctaaaacctgcaggatggtgttcttTCAGGAGCAGGATTTGGACCCCCCTGTGTTGCAGCAGCTACAgttaaaaagctgaaagcaggAGCACCTCAGATGTTATGTTTCTGGAACACTTCGAGCAGATTTACCCAGAGACTGTTTGGTTTTGGAGATGCCGACGCTCCGGAGCTGATGCTCCTCCTCGGAGCCGTTGAGTCCGTTTTGGAAGCCGTTCACCTGCTGGTCCCGACTCGTCCCGAACACCTGAGACAACGGGGGCCGGCTCCGACGGTTTGCGCTCTGCAGCATGAACATTTTGCCCGCGCCTCCGCTCTGCTCCTCCCTGCTTCTGAAAGGACTCCGCCCCCGCTGCGTGTCCCGGGTCGAGCGGATCGTGTTGATGTCCGTGCGGAGAGGAGGGCGGGGGTCGCTGCTGCGGGCCAGCAGCCAGTTGGGGGTCACCGTCCTGGCAGAGGGGGGTCTGAGGTCTCGGGGCTCCGGGTCGTACCCATCCACAGGTACGTCCAGCAGAGACGTGAAGGACCCGGAGGTCTTGGGTTTCCCACTGGAGCCCTGGGAACCAGTCAGGCTGagcttctccagctcctccagcaggtggctctccttctccacctcctcagCGCTGTGGAGCTCGAAGCCTCCTCTGAAATCTGGAGgaggaaagtgtttttttaaaaacaatcagaaatcaagataatggaaaataaaagcagaataaaaaaactttgacaCTTAATTGTGTGAattctgattcagcattcaaACTACTGCGatcctgtttattatttttccaacttctttattattatttattattattttaaccgTTCGTATATCAGATCGTTTAGGAGATGGGTGCTTTgaattttggtttttgtaacttttatacttttcaaaacacatTCTTCCCTCTAATTTTCCCAATTTAAATAGATTGATTTCGCTTTAAATCCTCCAAAACCTTCCTCAGCTTATATTACTGCCAATTACATCCTTAATGCTGATTTTACTAATCCTGGGTTTGTTGCTGCTAatactgctgctgctacagctgaTTCTACTAATCTGAATAAGACTACCGCTAATGCTAATAATGCTTATATTTCTAATGTAAATACTGCTAGGGTTTGGCTACTTTAAGCTTGAACgattcagtttcagctacttcagATACTTCCAAGTCGTCAATCATCGCTCAGCGTTCActcaatattttcatttaaaaaatgcattttctctcGTCACAATTAATGCTTCATATCTCACAATTCTGACttgaataattttgtttttaacccttctAATTTGTCCTTTCCGGGGtggtgtttcttttaaaatgctcaATAAAAGCTTAGTGGTGTCGCTAACAACacaatacaaaatatatttctatGGAGGAATAAAGTTCGAGCTTCAGATAAactgaagtgagatttattggAGGACGTCACAACAAACGTTCAGTGAAACGAAGCGATATTAAAGTGGAGGTTCTGACCCGGGATGGGAGTGATGAGGTGCCGTTTGGGGGCTCGGCCTGAAACGGGAGATCGAAGAGGAGGAGTTCGGACTGCGGAGCAGAGACGGGACAGGAGTTAAAACTCAGAATGAAGTAATTATATAAACACAGATTCAAAGCTTTATTAGGATCGTGATGAAACTCGGACACCTTTCTGTTTGACCCCGGCGCTCACCTGAGCGATATTTGAGGATGTCGTAGGCTTCGATTTCAACCGCAGTCACAACACTGTTGAACAAACTCAGATCAGACGGTGGGAGCAGCATTCTggtcataaaaacagaaaaaaatactgagtTGTTGCACCTATTAGCTTACAATTCAACGTCCTTTAGCCTCTTACTGTGGAACATTTAGAGCCATAAAACCGAGACTGTTTATGTCAGTCATTATatcaaagaataaataaataagttccTCTGTACCTGATTtccctcagcagcagcagcttttcagGTCGGTCCAACACGACCAGCAGGTGGCGAATCAAGTTCTCCACCGAGCGTTCTGCTACGTACTGAAGGAGCCGGAttacattttgttatatttattcaCTGCCTGCATTTAGAGCTGATATGTGGATAAAGGTGAGAGCAAAGCTTGCTACCCTTCGGCACGCCTTCATCACCGCAGCCACCTCCTCCTCGGTCAGCAGCCTGCGGGACATGTCCTCCACCACTCCGAGCATCTCCGAGTTCGGCGTCGAGCTGAGCTTTTGTCCCGCTGAGAACAGATTTATAAATCAAACTACGTTTCCTCTTTTAAAGATGTCTGCTTCAGTTACTTTCATCCTCAAGAGCTCCattgtgtggacaaaaacactcctttttatgtCCGCACAGAGATGCTGTTCAGAAAAGCCTGAGCAGGAAGTTGCAGCTACCTTTGCCGGATGAGTCCGCAGACGGCGACTTGGACCGTCCGCTGGAGGCGTCCCTCCTGCGTCCTCCTCTGAACAGCAGGTTGACGAAGGTCTTCGATCGCTGCAGCGTGCTCTTCTCCTCCGGGTCCTtacccttcttcttcttcttctccttcttctgctTGATCTCTGAAGgtgcagaaacaggaagtcaggagtGCAGGGCAGCATGCAGGAGGGACAGAtggcttcaatgtggaggtggagTGCATcgaggatcggctctgagctcCTTCTTGATTGTTtctgatggacagactaacagatgagggcAGGCAGGAACCCCCCGTGGactgatctgtggtgagaacagggaacaggtggaagagaacctggagaggtggaggtatgcacctgaaagacagagtacctgtgtgtgaatgagagggaggcaggtggaacagtgaggctacaaggtcagaggtcacaaaggtgcaggacttcaaggacttagggtccttctgtccaggaggacggggagtgtggtaaagatgTGAAGaggagagtccaggcaggatggagtgaatggagacaaaagggtggcagcaaaggtcaaaggtcaaaggaaaggtttacagacggtggtgagagcagccatgtttggtttggagacagaacaggaagtgtcagagctgaagatgttgaggttctccttgggagggacgaggatggacaggattaggaatgaggacatcagaggtccagcacaggttgaaggactgggagacaaagttagagaggacagactgagacagtttggacgtgcagaggagaggagacatATAcagatgcagttagagaggacatggagggagttggaggacagaggacacagaggacagagttagatggaggaggactcgctgtggagacccctgaaaagagaacagctgacAGGACACGAAGAAGAAACATCAAatcgttcggctcattcaggagacgggtgctatgacttttggtttttctaacttttcaaaatattaaactttatttaaaaatatttccccCCATAATAAAACATTGTCTCAGCAAACCGgctgcatttttgtcttttgaagctacttttattttgtaactaatgttctgcttcttttaacgcAGACCGACCTGCTACGGTGACCTGGCTCTGCGACCTGCTGATGGGCCGGCTGGGCCTGCTCAGCGCCAGCAGCACGGCCGTCTTGGGCGACTCTTTCCACCGCCCGCCGTCCTCCCCGCGGATGGCGGTGTCTCTGAGCAGAGTGGTGGGTCCCAGGCTGCAAGTGGTGTCTGCGGCGGACATCCTCTGGGACGGCACGTCCGTCTGGATGGCCGTCTCTGTCAGCTCGGACTCAGACCTggacagaaaagtaaaaaaaatatgtttattgatAGAACAACAATTCACAAATAAAGTCATCTTGTTGCAGAAGAAAGGAAAGAGGTCAAATAGAATCAGATCCAATCAGATCCTGATGCTTCGAAGTCCTCTTCTGTGTTTGACTtgagttcaagatggctgccacaaataactgaccttacaaaacaacaacaatggccACGACTCAATCAGTTCGACAGATACGGATCTAatatttggcgtggtagtagctgagagtcacatactccaagtgctactcatagGGTGAGAAGTCAACCCATTTATTAGCCTGAAatgtcttcttttgtcctccagttGTCCACTTTCCTTTTattgaagacattttattgttttcaaatcCTCCATCTGATAAACTTCAAAAATGATAcacagtttgttgaaatttggtgatttttCACAAGACTGATTTCATTGGGAATCTCCAAGATTCGCAATGACGCtaaacattatacgaagggatttcccggcaCTACTGAAGCCAGCAGAGAGAAATGATGAATTTCAGAGGAATTTttgaagacatacctgttagaaaacttcaatttaaaagGTAATTTAGAAGGATTTATCTGCCATGTGGACAAATTTTTAAGCAAATTTAAATTACAGCACAACTCAAATccatattttcatgttttttttgcgCTGCAGCCTGTGCTCATTCAGACTCATTTTGCAGCACGGGTCACACGTGCTGAAGAAgtccaaagaaaagcttttaaagatcttcagaaagcctggaaaACTATTacactttaaaacattacaagaaagtttggctccttggaagcaaagtgTAAAATATTAGGGGTGATTTCTAACTTTTACACAAGATATATCTCTTAAAATCAAAACCCGAACTTTAGCAGCGGCTCAATGATAAGATCTGGACTAAACTTGTGTGTCTGTCACGTGATTCAAGCCAACTTTTCTTTGAGTTCTGCTGAATAATAATGGAATAAATGAGTTCCCTCTGACCTCAGGTCCTCAGTGGAGATGCAGACGTCCACCATGTCTGAACCGAAGGGCAGGCTGGGCGGGAACATGACCTGAGACAGGCCGCTCAGAGAGCTGACCGGCGTCCCGGAGGACAGAGAGGACGTCGACGAGTTGGAGTCTGAAGCCTGGGAGGACGACTGCTGGGTACCGTTGGCCACTGAGTCGGAAACATGAAAGATCGTTTAATTATTTGAACGCCCCGACTGCCCTGATCCTCCAGGCAAACACAGAACTACATACATTTATTGAGCCACCTGTATTCTGCCACCATTTCCTTGTAGGCGGGGTATCGTCCTGCTTCCTGCGGAGACACAGCCACGGATATCCAAATGAAACACAAGGAAGACCCTGAAACGTTTATGGGATTtgaaatatttgataaaaagaaaaaaaaaactgcaaaatataaattcttcaactaaaaacacaactttctaGTAACCTTTGGTAGCTGCTTTCTATCGTTTcggagtgtttttgttttcgttcACACTCTCTATGGTTTAATCAGCACCTGATCCTGCTGCCTGGTGAATAATGCACAGGGCCGGGATATTCTTCACAGCACGAAACCCAAGCTGCAACAAAGCACAGCGAGCGAGGAATATGACGACTGCACGCCAGCTGTCAGAGCGGCCGCAGAAACGACCACCGCTCAGAGACGTGAGCTCGGTCCTCACGTGTGGCAGAAGTAAAGGGTCAGGAAGTTAACACCACGGCAGGTCGGCGAACCGCCGAGGTAACACAAGAAACGAGTCGGTTGGGAACGTGACACTTCCTCTTCAGCTCGTCCTTAACGCCACGTTCAGCCTcaagtttttttattctaacaaactgcaaaaacatGAAGGCTGCAGGAGATTCATGGCACACTTTCACTGTTATCTTTAACATCAAACTACTTTACAACCCCACCTCTGAAAGAACTAGTATAttgtgtaaatataaataaaaacaaactgtaataatctgcacatctcataaacccatattctACTCACACTGGAgcaaagtaaacatatcaaatgttcaaactaaacACATCTGAAATAAGTTGGgccaggggcaacaaaaggctgtaaaaataaatggaacaactaaaaaatctgaatctgacagaagtaaagatgagcgGAGGTTCAGTCtgcaaaaatgtctaaaagtagtggaacaatttcagaataactTTGAATCTCCCACCATCTACAGTTTACAATATCATCCAAAGATTTGAAGAGactgtagaaacctctgaggtcaaaggtcaaggctggatgttggtgatccaggttctggttctgttctgctcaggaacattGTCTGtacaccgtgccgtccacaaatgctgcttaaagctctatcaggcaaagaagaagccagatgtgaacagatgtgtctcctctggatcaaagaggagaactgttctgaggtcagcctgcctctctgatggtatgggggtgcattagtgcctctggaaaggatctgctcccatccaggactgttgaacagacagaatcctctacagacagaatgggacaacattccctctaaaacctccagcagctgctctcctcatgtccagatgtttacagactgatgggagaagaagaagagatgatTCACAGAGGGAGACATGATCAtcacaacttttttgagatgtgctgctgccataaaattcaaaattaacatttgatATGCTTATGTTCCTTTGGGAATAAAAcgtgggtttatgagatttgtaaatcagcgctttctgtttttatttacattttacacaacatcccaacttctTCAAAACTGGGGGTACATTTACCTGCTGGAACAGTATTTGTGTGAACATCGTCCATGACATCAGGGTATTTGTCCGTCATATTCTCTGACACCTGTTGCGTTCTGCAGCAGATGGTGAAGAACGAAGCGCCGCAGCCTCACCTTGATGGTCAGCATGATGTGAGTGTGGCTCTTCAGCACCTCCACAGCACTGCTGTGGCTGATGTCCTCGAAGCTCACTCCGTTGGCAGCCAGGATCTGGTCTCCCATCTTTATTCCGTTCTGCTCGGCCAGACCGCCTGGATCCAGTCTGAGACCAAGACACACGAGGGACGAAAAGCTGAAACGCTTCAACACGCTTCTATAAAGCTGTTAAACCAAACGGTGCTtgg from Kryptolebias marmoratus isolate JLee-2015 linkage group LG17, ASM164957v2, whole genome shotgun sequence includes these protein-coding regions:
- the LOC108248769 gene encoding PDZ domain-containing protein 7, translating into MAFSSDPSRREKTPGTHGTHTATRNLLRKKEQRRRGTRSSSPMGRVILINSPVDGGDDSEDLHTITVDKSLDGKLGFSVRGGSEHGLGIFVSKVEDDSTAQEAGLLVGDKLVEVNSISLESITMSSAVKVLTGNHRLRMVVRRVGKVPGIRYSKEKTTWVDLIHRRMVVEESGRTPSEVSSGSALQRIVHLYTTSDDYCLGFNIRGGKEFGLGIYVSKLDPGGLAEQNGIKMGDQILAANGVSFEDISHSSAVEVLKSHTHIMLTIKEAGRYPAYKEMVAEYRWLNKLANGTQQSSSQASDSNSSTSSLSSGTPVSSLSGLSQVMFPPSLPFGSDMVDVCISTEDLRSESELTETAIQTDVPSQRMSAADTTCSLGPTTLLRDTAIRGEDGGRWKESPKTAVLLALSRPSRPISRSQSQVTVAEIKQKKEKKKKKGKDPEEKSTLQRSKTFVNLLFRGGRRRDASSGRSKSPSADSSGKAGQKLSSTPNSEMLGVVEDMSRRLLTEEEVAAVMKACRRYVAERSVENLIRHLLVVLDRPEKLLLLREIRMLLPPSDLSLFNSVVTAVEIEAYDILKYRSVRTPPLRSPVSGRAPKRHLITPIPDFRGGFELHSAEEVEKESHLLEELEKLSLTGSQGSSGKPKTSGSFTSLLDVPVDGYDPEPRDLRPPSARTVTPNWLLARSSDPRPPLRTDINTIRSTRDTQRGRSPFRSREEQSGGAGKMFMLQSANRRSRPPLSQVFGTSRDQQVNGFQNGLNGSEEEHQLRSVGISKTKQSLGISISGGMESKLQPMVKIEKIFPGGAASTCEVLKAGFELVSVDGVSLQGVTHQHAVDIIRKAFSNKAKDPMEFVLKVPKNLRNGDRV